A genomic region of Natronomonas salsuginis contains the following coding sequences:
- a CDS encoding MATE family efflux transporter, with translation MVDISEQKETWERVVQLGWPITLEQLLNTLMRTIDVIVTGLFSPVAVAAVGLADLYAQIPLRVGLGLGTASIAISSQDTGRGAVTTRDRVVTQAMLIGALCGIPFTIIGLLFSNSFIELLGAESEVVLLGGTYLMIVLSAASMRIISIVGARSLQGAGDTRTPLLVNGSANIVNIVVTVLLGLGLLGFPSLGIVGVGIGTFVGRTTEMIFIVGLFVSNYGPLSFDRQFNYTITKQIVLLSVPNFFEGMSTSLANFPFNALLLLFGTEANAAYHIGRRIFQQVTGPISRSLSTVSSIIIGQTLGEGRPEVAQKKLRHIISFSVAVLFAVGIILFVVAEPLIPRFTSDPTTAGYAITFTWLFSISTVLFGTFFTLAGALRGAGDTRTPLYARLTGVITCMLGMSYLLGILLDYGLPGIYVGIFLTYVIWVIIAYLGIRYGGWLQKAESLISEREQI, from the coding sequence ATGGTCGATATTTCTGAGCAAAAAGAGACATGGGAACGAGTGGTCCAGTTGGGATGGCCAATAACCCTAGAACAGTTGTTAAATACCTTAATGCGGACGATTGATGTCATTGTTACGGGATTATTTTCGCCGGTAGCTGTCGCTGCTGTTGGCCTCGCTGATCTATATGCTCAAATACCATTAAGAGTCGGTCTGGGCTTGGGCACTGCATCAATTGCGATCTCTAGTCAGGATACTGGAAGAGGAGCAGTGACCACGCGAGACCGAGTAGTAACTCAAGCGATGCTCATTGGTGCGTTATGTGGTATCCCGTTCACTATTATTGGCCTGTTATTTAGCAACAGTTTCATAGAACTTCTCGGTGCTGAATCTGAAGTAGTTCTCTTGGGCGGTACTTATCTAATGATCGTGCTTTCTGCTGCATCAATGCGGATTATTAGTATAGTTGGTGCAAGGTCTCTGCAAGGGGCCGGCGATACACGGACGCCATTATTAGTAAATGGATCTGCCAACATCGTCAATATCGTCGTGACAGTGTTGCTAGGATTGGGCTTACTTGGGTTTCCTAGCCTTGGAATCGTTGGTGTTGGGATCGGTACTTTTGTTGGACGAACAACTGAAATGATTTTCATTGTCGGCCTTTTCGTGAGCAATTATGGTCCACTCTCGTTTGACCGTCAGTTTAATTATACAATTACAAAACAGATCGTCTTACTTAGCGTCCCAAATTTTTTCGAGGGTATGAGTACCTCGCTTGCGAACTTTCCATTTAACGCTTTATTACTCCTATTTGGAACGGAAGCAAACGCTGCATACCACATCGGTCGGCGGATTTTTCAGCAGGTAACCGGTCCGATTTCACGCTCGCTCTCAACCGTCTCGAGTATTATCATAGGTCAAACATTAGGTGAAGGTCGCCCAGAAGTCGCTCAAAAGAAGCTCAGACATATTATTTCGTTCAGTGTAGCTGTGCTTTTTGCTGTCGGCATTATTTTATTTGTTGTTGCCGAGCCGCTTATTCCACGGTTTACTAGTGATCCGACAACTGCAGGCTACGCAATAACATTCACCTGGCTTTTCAGCATCTCTACCGTACTATTTGGTACGTTTTTCACACTCGCGGGCGCATTGCGGGGTGCAGGTGATACTCGAACGCCACTTTATGCCCGTTTGACCGGCGTCATAACATGTATGCTCGGTATGTCTTATCTCCTGGGAATACTTCTAGACTATGGGTTGCCCGGCATATATGTTGGAATATTTTTAACATACGTGATCTGGGTGATTATAGCGTACCTCGGCATCAGGTATGGCGGCTGGTTGCAAAAAGCCGAATCGTTGATCTCAGAGAGAGAGCAGATCTGA
- a CDS encoding alpha/beta fold hydrolase codes for MSETEQQFADVDKDAAIKGYEPKYIDVQYGNLDGINTRYYDIGEGEPLILVHGNNWSGSSSANSWSETFEYLSEEYRVLAVDRIGCGMTDNPDDPEDFRYESDINHIIGFIEALGLDSCHIAGWSRGGGLVTRVAVEVPEMIDSLIICNSATLGPAAGDGHHRRDIIFKQDELGLEKTGPEYMEYFYSQYSHQRDYITDERLEICAYLENTKKALETDRIMNEEGQMEHWQQTLDEEMKETHIRIKDGVLDMPVLYVFGRDDPTVPPLMAMAAYDMIGEHNDKVHMNIINHCGHMIFLEHPKELAQTMTGFLNLWHGELADEPHEFY; via the coding sequence ATGAGCGAAACAGAACAACAGTTTGCTGATGTTGACAAAGATGCTGCGATCAAGGGGTACGAACCGAAGTACATCGACGTCCAATACGGCAACCTCGACGGAATAAACACACGATATTACGATATTGGTGAAGGTGAACCACTTATTTTAGTCCACGGAAATAATTGGAGCGGTTCCAGTAGCGCGAATTCCTGGTCAGAAACATTCGAGTATCTTTCCGAGGAGTATCGTGTGTTAGCTGTCGACCGGATTGGTTGTGGAATGACTGATAATCCAGACGATCCCGAAGATTTCAGATATGAATCTGATATTAACCACATAATCGGGTTTATCGAGGCTCTGGGTCTCGATTCATGTCATATTGCAGGATGGTCTCGAGGTGGCGGCCTCGTTACCCGCGTTGCCGTTGAAGTCCCCGAAATGATCGATAGCTTAATAATCTGCAACAGTGCGACACTCGGGCCTGCAGCAGGTGACGGACATCACCGACGAGATATTATTTTCAAGCAGGATGAGCTTGGCTTAGAAAAAACGGGTCCAGAGTACATGGAGTACTTTTACTCCCAATACTCTCACCAGAGAGATTACATTACTGATGAGCGACTGGAGATCTGTGCATACCTAGAAAATACAAAAAAGGCACTCGAGACAGATCGGATTATGAACGAGGAAGGCCAGATGGAGCACTGGCAACAGACGCTCGATGAAGAAATGAAAGAAACACATATCCGAATTAAAGATGGCGTTCTCGATATGCCTGTGCTGTATGTGTTCGGCCGTGATGATCCAACTGTACCACCACTAATGGCGATGGCAGCGTACGATATGATCGGAGAACACAATGATAAAGTTCATATGAACATCATTAACCATTGCGGACACATGATCTTCTTAGAACATCCGAAAGAATTAGCCCAAACCATGACCGGGTTCCTAAATCTTTGGCATGGTGAATTGGCTGATGAACCTCACGAATTCTACTAA
- a CDS encoding ABC transporter substrate-binding protein: MEPNRRQFIKGLSAPVGATLLAGCSGGGESNTQGGNGGNGGNGGGQTGAELFPNRELNLAVAAASDSTVDQHQTGGIQNAAAITLTYERLIDRDLEGNMQPMLATDWGREEPGRFRCELREGVSWHNGDEFTAEDVAFSVDRIQDPDVHLTSDLQGNLPGITGTEIIDDYTIDILSDGFNSFVETALSHFLGLVIVNKDWIEARDPSETAINAMGTGPMQLVDVETGGVSATFEIFEDYWGELPEWANSVDTVTINWIGESSSRVSGLRAEEYMIAESVPPADVQTIEQAENLSLNTSPTSRVIKIVMDQRQEPWNIWEMREAMNLAVDQDAYINDIMDGFAVKSTQPTLPQMFGYDPDIEPIGYDPDRAEELIDEAGFSGIELQLTVPTGRYLLGEEFGLALVDQINQLSNVTCEADIVDYGNFTDAWVSSRPLDMDFFIVGYGHPAWDGRETINSTLLNTDSQSRFGENPRYDELQDLFDRSIRAPRDEAEELTKEMNRLCVEERCWVFLHGQQALIGHNNALDYRGRQDELVTPLDSGINQ; the protein is encoded by the coding sequence ATGGAACCCAACCGACGGCAGTTCATCAAAGGTCTATCTGCTCCCGTAGGAGCAACACTACTTGCAGGTTGTTCAGGCGGTGGCGAATCTAATACGCAAGGCGGAAACGGCGGAAATGGAGGAAATGGAGGAGGCCAAACTGGTGCGGAACTTTTCCCGAACAGAGAACTCAATCTCGCGGTAGCAGCTGCCAGTGACTCTACTGTCGATCAGCACCAGACCGGTGGCATCCAGAATGCCGCGGCTATTACCCTTACCTACGAGCGATTGATCGACCGGGATTTAGAGGGTAATATGCAGCCAATGCTTGCCACAGACTGGGGGAGAGAAGAGCCAGGTCGATTCAGATGTGAATTGCGTGAGGGCGTGTCATGGCACAATGGTGATGAATTCACTGCTGAAGATGTCGCTTTCAGCGTAGATCGGATTCAGGATCCGGACGTCCATCTCACGAGTGATCTTCAAGGGAATCTCCCTGGTATTACTGGCACAGAGATTATCGACGACTATACAATCGATATACTCTCTGATGGGTTCAACTCCTTTGTGGAGACTGCTCTTTCGCACTTCCTGGGGCTAGTGATTGTTAACAAGGACTGGATCGAAGCCCGCGACCCCTCGGAAACGGCTATAAATGCGATGGGTACCGGACCGATGCAGTTGGTTGATGTAGAAACGGGAGGTGTGAGTGCTACATTTGAAATCTTTGAGGATTACTGGGGAGAACTACCAGAGTGGGCAAATAGTGTCGACACGGTTACAATTAACTGGATTGGAGAAAGCTCCAGTCGGGTTTCTGGATTGCGTGCTGAAGAATACATGATCGCAGAATCTGTTCCACCAGCGGATGTGCAGACGATAGAACAGGCAGAGAATCTGTCTTTGAATACGTCCCCCACATCACGTGTAATTAAAATTGTGATGGATCAGCGTCAAGAGCCGTGGAACATCTGGGAGATGCGAGAAGCGATGAATCTCGCCGTTGACCAAGATGCCTACATTAATGACATCATGGACGGGTTTGCTGTGAAGTCCACTCAGCCGACATTACCACAGATGTTCGGGTACGATCCGGATATCGAACCGATCGGCTATGATCCCGACCGTGCCGAAGAACTCATCGACGAAGCGGGCTTCTCCGGGATCGAACTCCAACTAACAGTTCCAACCGGGCGATACCTGCTTGGTGAAGAGTTCGGGCTTGCACTCGTTGATCAGATAAATCAACTCTCGAATGTAACCTGTGAGGCCGATATAGTTGATTACGGTAATTTCACTGATGCATGGGTGTCGAGCCGGCCACTGGATATGGACTTCTTTATCGTTGGATATGGTCATCCGGCATGGGATGGCCGTGAGACGATAAATTCTACACTGCTAAACACGGATTCACAGAGCCGTTTTGGTGAAAACCCACGGTACGATGAGTTGCAAGATCTGTTCGACCGGTCCATTCGAGCACCCAGAGATGAAGCAGAAGAACTTACCAAAGAGATGAATCGCTTGTGTGTTGAAGAGCGGTGTTGGGTTTTCCTACACGGTCAGCAGGCTTTGATTGGTCACAACAATGCCCTTGATTACCGAGGGCGCCAGGATGAACTGGTTACCCCACTGGACAGTGGAATTAACCAATAG
- a CDS encoding ABC transporter permease: MKFALRRVGQSVAVVWGIITLVFLLRFLTPIDPATLVAPDDATPALIEQIRQDLGLTDPIIVQYFRYLSEVARGDLGFSYGSGVHVNELIVNALPATLELAFASLIFAVIFSIPLGVLSAKRRGTNTDATTNIISLGGLSTPNFWLGIMLILLVPVQLGVLPTGGRVAPTESLLEWTKHMILPTVALGTYFMALLFRMTRNNVIEELNKEYVRAARAKGLPENIITVRYVLQNSMAPVITVAGLQLGLLIGGSVVVEAVFNWPGLGSLFIQALNTADWPIMQGILIVVGIGYVSINILVDILNAKLNPQVNLS; this comes from the coding sequence ATGAAATTCGCGCTTCGACGGGTCGGTCAATCAGTTGCGGTCGTGTGGGGAATAATCACACTGGTGTTCCTCCTACGATTCTTAACACCGATAGATCCCGCAACGTTGGTTGCACCTGATGATGCCACACCGGCACTAATCGAGCAGATCAGACAAGATCTGGGTCTTACCGATCCGATCATTGTTCAGTATTTCCGCTACCTATCCGAAGTAGCACGAGGCGACCTAGGATTTTCCTACGGTAGTGGAGTGCACGTGAATGAATTGATCGTGAATGCACTTCCTGCGACGCTGGAGTTGGCGTTCGCCTCTCTCATCTTCGCGGTGATATTCTCGATTCCACTCGGGGTGTTGAGCGCAAAAAGAAGAGGTACCAACACGGATGCCACGACAAATATCATCTCACTAGGTGGACTCAGTACACCAAACTTCTGGCTTGGAATAATGTTGATTCTGCTGGTGCCTGTTCAGTTGGGCGTTCTACCGACCGGTGGCAGGGTTGCACCAACCGAAAGTCTGCTAGAGTGGACGAAACACATGATATTGCCGACTGTTGCGCTTGGTACGTACTTTATGGCACTTCTGTTTCGGATGACACGAAACAACGTCATCGAGGAGCTCAACAAAGAATACGTGAGAGCAGCGCGTGCGAAAGGCCTGCCTGAAAACATCATAACAGTAAGATATGTTTTGCAGAATAGTATGGCTCCTGTAATTACGGTTGCAGGTCTCCAGCTAGGTCTATTGATCGGTGGCTCTGTTGTCGTTGAAGCGGTATTTAATTGGCCAGGACTTGGGTCGCTATTCATTCAAGCATTAAATACTGCAGATTGGCCAATAATGCAGGGCATTTTAATTGTCGTAGGAATCGGTTATGTTTCAATAAACATCTTAGTTGACATACTCAATGCGAAACTCAACCCACAGGTGAACCTCTCATGA
- a CDS encoding ABC transporter permease produces the protein MIKRRTLQSLKDELRSNPTAIIGVFIFTVLIFGGVFAPILAPHNPTTQYSDRTHQPPLGFGGESEQTQLVDGEIQTVVADNSGTLNHMLGTDANGRDILSRSLYGLRTSLLVAVTAMILSLIVGTTFGLIAGYYGGKTDDTIMRFVDVILAFPSLLMALALFGILGPMTVSVPDPFAALGLVENRPETTPFPGTVTLAISAVIWVWIARVARSEARQVRNLDYVTAGKTMGMSDFGIIKNHVLPNSLTPILVLGTVQLATIIIIESSLSFLGFSGTTLSLGFDIAFGRDYLSNSWWISSVPGLFIVAAVISINLLGDWFRDALDPDIQGGGR, from the coding sequence ATGATCAAAAGACGAACACTTCAGAGCCTCAAAGATGAATTACGTTCGAATCCCACAGCCATTATTGGAGTATTCATTTTCACGGTGCTCATTTTTGGTGGTGTCTTCGCGCCAATTTTAGCACCACATAACCCCACAACGCAGTATTCCGATCGAACGCACCAACCACCGCTAGGGTTTGGTGGAGAATCAGAACAGACACAGCTCGTCGACGGAGAAATACAAACTGTCGTCGCGGACAACAGTGGGACGCTAAACCATATGTTGGGCACGGACGCGAACGGTCGCGATATACTATCTCGATCGCTCTACGGGTTGCGAACTTCGCTCTTGGTAGCAGTAACTGCAATGATACTGTCACTTATAGTCGGAACTACATTTGGATTGATCGCCGGGTACTACGGTGGGAAAACAGATGATACGATTATGAGGTTTGTGGACGTTATATTGGCATTTCCGTCGCTTCTCATGGCATTAGCACTGTTTGGGATTCTTGGACCCATGACTGTGTCCGTCCCAGACCCCTTTGCTGCGTTAGGATTGGTAGAGAACCGTCCTGAGACAACCCCGTTCCCGGGGACTGTCACCCTCGCCATCTCTGCAGTAATATGGGTGTGGATAGCTCGGGTCGCACGGTCCGAAGCGAGACAGGTGAGGAACCTAGATTACGTTACTGCTGGGAAAACGATGGGAATGAGTGATTTTGGAATTATAAAAAATCACGTTCTCCCAAACAGTCTGACACCGATACTCGTATTGGGTACCGTCCAGCTCGCAACAATTATTATCATCGAGAGTTCATTATCATTCCTTGGATTTTCCGGGACCACCTTGTCTCTCGGATTTGACATCGCTTTCGGGAGGGATTACCTCTCAAACTCTTGGTGGATTTCGTCCGTCCCAGGGTTATTCATTGTTGCAGCAGTGATATCCATCAACTTACTCGGGGATTGGTTCCGGGATGCTCTTGATCCAGACATTCAAGGAGGTGGCAGATGA
- a CDS encoding ABC transporter ATP-binding protein gives MNDAHPLLRVRDLSTKFFTKEGTINAADKISFDVNEGEILSIVGESGSGKSVTGRSLLGLIESPGKIVNGEIWYRSPSLREELDGDMVDGEYINLLSVSSSIRSSLLGKDFSMIFQDPEESFNQSLTVGRQIAEAVEVNKRAENGETYSNIDLLKDIVTPGAQYISEESYDRAVELLKLVDIPDYTERADEYPHQFSGGMLQRAMIAQAIACDPEFLVADEPTTGLDVTIQAGVINLLKNLQNELDLTVLLITHNLGVVSRLGDRTAVMYAGELFEVGPTDKVLNSPENPYTEGLLNSLPDLTDSNKYIEPISGNVPSLLDSEMGLGCSFADRCPAATDECTGSPPPTRAVNGDSGHRVTCLHAGDGDTEVPISIETNPTREEPRQDTNSKNIANND, from the coding sequence ATGAACGACGCCCATCCACTCCTTCGAGTGCGAGATCTATCAACGAAATTCTTCACCAAAGAGGGAACAATCAATGCTGCCGACAAGATCAGCTTCGACGTAAACGAGGGTGAGATACTATCGATTGTAGGCGAAAGTGGTAGTGGGAAAAGCGTCACTGGAAGATCCCTACTCGGACTCATCGAGTCTCCGGGTAAGATCGTCAACGGAGAGATCTGGTATCGATCGCCAAGTCTTAGAGAGGAGCTAGATGGTGATATGGTAGATGGCGAGTATATAAATCTTCTGTCAGTTTCGTCGTCGATCAGAAGTTCATTACTGGGTAAAGATTTCAGTATGATTTTCCAGGATCCCGAAGAAAGTTTCAACCAATCGCTAACAGTCGGAAGACAGATCGCAGAAGCGGTTGAGGTCAACAAGCGTGCTGAAAATGGAGAGACGTACAGCAATATCGATTTATTAAAAGATATTGTGACACCTGGTGCGCAATATATCTCTGAGGAGAGCTACGATCGAGCAGTCGAATTACTCAAGTTAGTAGATATCCCGGATTACACAGAACGAGCCGACGAGTATCCCCACCAGTTTAGTGGCGGGATGCTACAGCGGGCAATGATTGCGCAGGCGATCGCGTGTGATCCAGAATTCCTCGTCGCTGATGAACCGACGACGGGATTAGATGTAACTATTCAAGCAGGTGTGATCAACCTGCTCAAAAATCTGCAAAACGAGTTAGATCTTACAGTACTGTTGATCACCCACAACCTCGGAGTTGTCTCACGACTTGGGGATAGAACGGCGGTGATGTATGCTGGTGAATTATTCGAGGTAGGGCCAACAGATAAAGTCCTCAATAGTCCGGAAAACCCCTACACGGAAGGCCTGTTGAATAGTTTGCCCGACTTGACCGATAGTAACAAGTACATCGAGCCAATCTCGGGGAATGTTCCCAGCCTGTTGGATAGTGAAATGGGGCTCGGCTGTTCATTTGCCGATCGCTGTCCTGCAGCGACCGACGAATGTACAGGCTCACCTCCGCCAACGAGAGCTGTAAATGGCGACTCTGGCCATCGTGTGACCTGCCTTCATGCCGGTGATGGAGACACTGAAGTTCCGATATCCATCGAAACAAACCCAACGCGCGAAGAGCCACGACAAGATACTAACTCAAAGAACATAGCAAACAATGACTGA